TCCATTAGACGGAAAGCTTCAGATGCAAGTAGCTCACCTTGAATTACAACAGGCTCTCTGTTGCATAAATCATCTACAGACTTAGATAATAAATCAGGTGATAAAGCAAAAGCCCGCCTAATGTCTCCATCGGTTAAGATCCCGACCAATTGGTCATTCATGTCGACTACACTTGTTGCACCCAATCCTTGAGCCGTCATTAAGAAGAGAGCTTCCTTAATAGTTGCATCTCCCATAATGAGAGGATTTTTACGAGTTGTCTGAATAACATCGTTAACAGTTAATAAAAGCTTCCTTCCTAGGGAACCAGCTGGATGAAACACAGCAAAATCTTCCGGCTGGAAATTCCTCGCTTTCAAGAGTGCAATAGCTAAAGCATCACCTAAAGCTAGAGTAACAGTTGTGCTAGTAGTAGGTGCCAGACCTAATGGGCAGGCTTCCTTCGCATTACCAATTGTTAAAACAATATCTGATTTTACAGCAAGGGTAGATAATGGATTTTTGACAATCGCTATCATTTTAGAGCCAATACGTTTAATAGAAGGAATCAGATTAAGAACTTCATCAGATTCCCCGCTATTCGAAATAGCGATAACCACATCATCCTTTGTTACCATTCCAAGGTCACCATGGAGTCCTTCAGAGGGATGCAGGAACAAAGATGGTGTACCTGTACTTGCCATAGTAGCGTTAATTTTTCTGCCAATGATCCCCGATTTTCCGATTCCAGTTATTACGACTCTCCCGCGGCATTGCAGAATCATATTAAGGGCGTCATTTATAGAGTCACCAATTACCTCTTTCA
This DNA window, taken from Cytobacillus sp. FSL H8-0458, encodes the following:
- a CDS encoding KpsF/GutQ family sugar-phosphate isomerase, with protein sequence MLDLKAPSLDFTDSVMEVLEKEAQAILELKEVIGDSINDALNMILQCRGRVVITGIGKSGIIGRKINATMASTGTPSLFLHPSEGLHGDLGMVTKDDVVIAISNSGESDEVLNLIPSIKRIGSKMIAIVKNPLSTLAVKSDIVLTIGNAKEACPLGLAPTTSTTVTLALGDALAIALLKARNFQPEDFAVFHPAGSLGRKLLLTVNDVIQTTRKNPLIMGDATIKEALFLMTAQGLGATSVVDMNDQLVGILTDGDIRRAFALSPDLLSKSVDDLCNREPVVIQGELLASEAFRLMEEKKVNVLPVVDDYYRPIGMIHIHDLMNLGL